One Danio aesculapii chromosome 22, fDanAes4.1, whole genome shotgun sequence genomic window carries:
- the si:ch211-117l17.5 gene encoding regulator of G-protein signaling 21 isoform X1, whose product MSGLIQAFPAHFSMDRDDCRRNKTLGKNLMCRLKSMFAGSSTPESRLSLEDTQQWSQSLERLLGSKYGLATFRTFLKSEFSDENIEFWLTCEDYKTITSSHKMSSKARKIFEQFVEAESPKEINIDYQTREEIKRKMKSPTAECFDEAQKIVYGLMERDSYPRFLRSEMYKSLLESIAADDEAG is encoded by the exons ATGTCTGGCCTAATTCAAGCTTTCCCAGCGCATTTCAGCATGGACAGAGACGATTGCAGGAGAAACAAGACCTT AGGAAAGAACCTCATGTGCCGATTAAAGTCAATGTTCGCCGGTTCGTCCACTCCGGAGAG CAGGCTAAGTTTAGAAGACACCCAACAATGGTCGCAGTCTCTGGAGCGACTCCTCGGGTCCAAAT ATGGCCTGGCAACTTTCCGCACCTTTCTGAAATCAGAGTTTAGCGATGAAAATATCGAATTCTGGTTGACCTGCGAGGATTATAAGACGATCACGTCGTCCCATAAGATGAGCTCAAAGGCCAGGAAGATCTTTGAGCAGTTTGTTGAAGCAGAGTCTCCGAAAGAG ATAAACATCGATTATCAGACCCGCGAGGAAATCAAGAGGAAAATGAAGAGTCCGACTGCGGAGTGTTTCGACGAGGCTCAAAAGATCGTCTACGGACTGATGGAGCGGGACTCTTACCCCAGATTTCTACGATCTGAAATGTACAAAAGCCTCCTGGAGTCGATTGCTGCAGACGATGAAGCGGGATGA
- the si:ch211-117l17.5 gene encoding regulator of G-protein signaling 21 isoform X2, whose product MSGLIQAFPAHFSMDRDDCRRNKTLGKNLMCRLKSMFAGSSTPERLSLEDTQQWSQSLERLLGSKYGLATFRTFLKSEFSDENIEFWLTCEDYKTITSSHKMSSKARKIFEQFVEAESPKEINIDYQTREEIKRKMKSPTAECFDEAQKIVYGLMERDSYPRFLRSEMYKSLLESIAADDEAG is encoded by the exons ATGTCTGGCCTAATTCAAGCTTTCCCAGCGCATTTCAGCATGGACAGAGACGATTGCAGGAGAAACAAGACCTT AGGAAAGAACCTCATGTGCCGATTAAAGTCAATGTTCGCCGGTTCGTCCACTCCGGAGAG GCTAAGTTTAGAAGACACCCAACAATGGTCGCAGTCTCTGGAGCGACTCCTCGGGTCCAAAT ATGGCCTGGCAACTTTCCGCACCTTTCTGAAATCAGAGTTTAGCGATGAAAATATCGAATTCTGGTTGACCTGCGAGGATTATAAGACGATCACGTCGTCCCATAAGATGAGCTCAAAGGCCAGGAAGATCTTTGAGCAGTTTGTTGAAGCAGAGTCTCCGAAAGAG ATAAACATCGATTATCAGACCCGCGAGGAAATCAAGAGGAAAATGAAGAGTCCGACTGCGGAGTGTTTCGACGAGGCTCAAAAGATCGTCTACGGACTGATGGAGCGGGACTCTTACCCCAGATTTCTACGATCTGAAATGTACAAAAGCCTCCTGGAGTCGATTGCTGCAGACGATGAAGCGGGATGA
- the rgs2 gene encoding regulator of G-protein signaling 2, with translation MDRLTKMRTASPDSSMERLINLRNSEETEQSQIKKKIWWPRIFFNTLPIRESQHTTPQGKSYVPTTEELSQWAQSLDNLLSSKCGLYFFRLFMKSEHCEENLDFWLACEEFRKIRSRSKLKSKAKSIFNEFITPDSPKEINLDFNMKELLQQSIHIPTQCTFKAAQHRVLYLMEHNSYLRFLESELYQQLCSFAEGKQ, from the exons ATGGACAGACTGACCAAAATGAGAACAGCCAGTCCAGATTCAAGCATGGAGCGTTTGATCAACTTAAGGAACTCTGAGGAGACGGAACAGAGCCAGATAAA AAAGAAAATCTGGTGGCCCAGAATATTCTTCAACACTTTACCTATAAGGGAATCACAGCACACCACGCCACAGGGAAAATCATACGT GCCAACTACTGAAGAATTAAGTCAGTGGGCACAGTCTCTGGACAATCTGCTGagcagcaaat GTGGATTGTACTTTTTCCGTCTCTTCATGAAGTCTGAGCACTGCGAGGAGAACCTTGACTTCTGGTTGGCCTGTGAGGAGTTCAGAAAGATCCGCTCAAGATCAAAACTCAAATCCAAGGCAAAATCAATATTCAATGAATTCATCACACCAGACTCTCCAAAAGAG ATCAACCTGGACTTCAACATGAAAGAGTTGCTGCAGCAGAGCATACACATCCCAACACAGTGTACTTTCAAAGCAGCACAACACCGAGTATTATACCTGATGGAGCACAACTCCTACCTCCGCTTCCTGGAGTCGGAGCTTTACCAGCAGCTGTGCAGTTTCGCAGAAGGAAAACAATAA